The following proteins come from a genomic window of Trifolium pratense cultivar HEN17-A07 linkage group LG4, ARS_RC_1.1, whole genome shotgun sequence:
- the LOC123919750 gene encoding adenylyl-sulfate kinase, chloroplastic-like isoform X2 — protein MSNIGNSTNILWHDCPIQKRDRQQLLQQRGCVIWLTGLSGSGKSTLACALSQSLHSRGKLTYILDGDNLRHGLNRDLSFRAEDRSENIRRIGEVAKLFADAGVICITSLISPYQKDRDACRALLPEGDFIEVFIDVPLHVCEARDPKGLYKLARAGKIKGFTGIDDPYEPPCGCEIVLQLKGSECKSPKDMAEIVISYLEKSGHLKA, from the exons ATGTCAAACATTGGGAACTCGACAAACATTTTGTGGCATGACTGTCCTATTCAAAAACGCGATAGACAGCAGCTGCTTCAGCAAAGAGGTTGTGTTATATGGCTGACTGGTCTCAGTGGTTCAG GGAAAAGTACTCTTGCGTGTGCTTTGAGTCAAAGCTTGCACTCCAGAGGAAAACTGACTTACATCCTTGATGGTGACAATCTTCGGCATGGTCTAAACCGTGATCTTAGTTTTAGAGCAGAAGATCGATCAGAAAACATAAGAAGAATAG GTGAGGTGGCAAAACTGTTTGCCGATGCTGGTGTTATTTGCATCACTAGTTTAATATCACCCTATCAAAAGGATAGAGATGCTTGTAGAGCACTACTGCCAGAAGGGGATTTCATTGAG GTTTTCATAGATGTGCCGCTACATGTGTGCGAAGCTAGAGACCCAAAGGGCCTTTACAAGCTTGCTCGTGCAGGGAAGATCAAAG GTTTCACCGGTATAGATGATCCATATGAACCACCCTGTGGCTGTGAg ATAGTATTACAGCTGAAAGGAAGTGAGTGTAAGTCTCCTAAAGATATGGCAGAGATAGTGATATCCTATTTGGAGAAGAGTGGACACCTGAAGGCCTGA